Proteins from a genomic interval of Harpia harpyja isolate bHarHar1 chromosome 9, bHarHar1 primary haplotype, whole genome shotgun sequence:
- the ABCB9 gene encoding ABC-type oligopeptide transporter ABCB9, whose translation MRAWKAVASTLAFSGADVVVTTLLYAHGRGGRDVLQDLQHFNIFNSLLDIWGGCLYRSCVLLGAAIRVATNTAYGPRRLRASRTFIAVVCLLTGIYMMVKLLLYSEVRRTIRDPWFWGLFAWTYVALVATFGLWQLLACVTSSREALGPSSESRAEAEESCDGVTPRDKREEAAGPTIHKLLSYTKPDAFFLGIASFFLLVAALGETFLPYYTGLAIDGIVVQKSMDRFSTAVLVMSLLAIGSSFAAGIRGGVFTLIFARLNIRLRNCLFRSLVSQEMSFFDENRTGDVISRLTSDTTIVSDLVSQNINIFLRNVVKATGVIFFMFSLSWKLSLVTFMGFPIIMLVSDVYGKYYKKLSKDVQNALAKANNTAEETISAMKTVRSFANEEVEANVYWQKLQQVYKLNKREAMAYTYYIWSSGLTLLVVQVSILYYGGHLVISGQMTSGNLISFIIYEFVLGDCMESIGSVYSGLMQGVGAAEKVFEFIDRKPTMVNDGSLAPDHVDGKVEFRNVTFSYRTRSATQVLQNVSFTLHPGKVTALVGPSGSGKSSCVNILENFYPLQDGQVLLDGRPINMYDHKYLHSVISLVSQEPVLFARSIADNISYGLPSASFESVVQAAQKANAHAFITELQDGYHTEAGEKGAQLSGGQKQRVAIARALIRTPPILILDEATSALDAESEHAIQQAIYGDLRNHTVLVIAHRLSTVEKAHNIIVLDKGRVVQQGSHKELMEEGGLYSKLVQRQILGPEGSGAESRQPAARGDAVKGPGGLEEEFRIDHSLPAVAQDDYNNTAHK comes from the exons ATGCGTGCCTGGAAGGCGGTGGCCAGCACGCTGGCATTCAGTGGGGCTGATGTGGTGGTCACCACGCTGCTCTACGCCCACGGCCGGGGCGGCCGGGATGTCCTGCAGGACCTGCAGCACTTCAACATCTTCAACTCGCTGCTGGACATCTGGGGGGGCTGCCTGTACcgcagctgtgtgctgctggggGCCGCCATCAGGGTGGCCACCAACACAGCCTACGGCCCCCGGCGCCTCAGGGCATCACGGACCTTCATCGCCGTCGTCTGCCTCCTCACGGGCATCTACATGATGGTGAAGCTGCTGCTCTACTCGGAGGTGCGGAGGACCATCAGGGACCCCTGGTTCTGGGGGCTCTTTGCTTGGACCTACGTGGCGCTGGTGGCCACCTTCGGGctgtggcagctgctggcctGTGTCACCTCCTCCCGTGAGGCGCTGGGGCCCAGCTCCGAGTCCCGTGCCGAGGCGGAGGAGAGCTGCGATGGGGTCACCCCACGGGACAAGCGGGAGGAGGCAGCAGGTCCCACCATCCATAAACTGCTGTCCTACACCAAGCCGGATGCCTTCTTCCTGGGCATcgcctccttcttcctcctcgtGGCTGCACTGG GAGAGACCTTCCTGCCCTACTACACGGGGCTGGCCATCGATGGCATCGTGGTACAGAAGAGCATGGACCGCTTCTCCACAGCAGTGCTGGTCATGTCACTGCTCGCCATAGGAAG CTCATTTGCCGCAGGTATCCGGGGCGGCGTTTTTACGCTCATATTTGCAAGACTGAACATTCGCCTTCGCAACTGCCTCTTCAGGTCGCTGGTGTCTCAGGAGATGAGTTTCTTTGATGAGAATCGCACAG GGGATGTCATCTCCCGCCTGACGTCGGACACAACCATCGTGAGCGACCTGGTCTCCCAGAACATCAATATCTTCCTGCGCAACGTGGTGAAGGCCACGGGGGTGATCTTCTTCATGTTCAGCCTCTCCTGGAAGCTGTCGCTCGTCACCTTCATGGGCTTCCCCATCATCATGCTGGTGTCTGATGTCTATGGGAAGTACTACAAG AAGCTTTCCAAGGATGTGCAGAATGCCCTGGCCAAGGCCAACAACACTGCCGAGGAGACCATCTCCGCCATGAAGACTGTCCGCAGTTTTGCCAACGAGGAGGTAGAGGCAAACGTATACTGGCAGAAGCTGCAGCAGGTGTACAAACTCAACAAGCGGGAGGCCATGGCTTACACCTACTACATCTGGTCAAGCGGG ctGACCCTCCTGGTGGTCCAGGTCAGCATCCTTTACTATGGTGGGCACCTTGTGATCTCAGGGCAAATGACAAGCGGAAACCTGATATCCTTCATCATTTACGAGTTCGTCTTAGGAGACTGCATGGAG TCCATCGGCTCTGTCTACAGCGGCCTGATGCAGGGAGTGGGAGCTGCCGAGAAGGTGTTCGAGTTCATCGACCGCAAGCCAACGATGGTGAATGACGGGTCCCTGGCCCCAGACCACGTGGATGGGAAGGTGGAGTTCAGAAACGTGACGTTTTCCTACCGCACTCGCTCTGCAACACAGGTCCTCCAG AATGTGTCCTTCACCCTGCACCCTGGCAAAGTGACAGCGCTGGTGGGTCCTTCGGGGAGCGGGAAGAGCTCCTGTGTCAACATCCTGGAGAATTTCTACCCTCTACAAGACGGGCAGGTGCTGCTGGACGGGCGTCCCATTAATATGTACGATCACAAGTACCTGCACTCAGTG aTCTCCCTGGTGAGCCAAGAGCCGGTGCTGTTCGCCCGCTCTATTGCAGATAATATTTCTTACGGCTTACCTTCAGCCTCCTTTGAGTCGGTTGTTCAGGCTGCCCAGAAGGCCAACGCGCACGCCTTCATCACGGAGTTACAAGATGGCTACCACACAG AGGCAGGTGAAAAAGGAGCCCAGCTGTCAGGTGGCCAGAAGCAGAGAGTGGCAATTGCCAGGGCCTTGATCCGAACCCCTCCCATCCTAATCCTGGATGAAGCCACGAGCGCACTGGATGCAGAGAGCGAACATGCG ATTCAGCAGGCGATTTATGGCGACTTGCGGAACCACACGGTGCTTGTCATAGCTCACAGGCTGAGCACTGTCGAGAAGGCACACAACATCATTGTGCTGGACAAGGGCCGCGTGGTGCAGCAGGGCTCGCACAAGGAGCTGATGGAAGAAGGAGGCCTTTATTCCAAGCTGGTGCAGAGACAGATCCTGGGGCCGGAGGGGAGCGGCGCGGAGAGTCGCCAACCTGCAGCCCGGGGGGATGCAGTGAAGGGGCCTGGCGGGTTGGAGGAAGAGTTCAGGATAGACCATTCCCTGCCAGCCGTGGCACAGGACGATTACAACAACACGGCTCACAAGTGA